A region from the Brassica napus cultivar Da-Ae chromosome C8, Da-Ae, whole genome shotgun sequence genome encodes:
- the LOC106449686 gene encoding receptor-like protein 44, with the protein MARNHRFRYRLLLLLIAFVTTRRLTSADPNDEACLKNLRQNLEDPASNLRNWTSSVFSNPCSGFTSYLPGATCNNGRIYKLSLTSLSLRGSISPFLSNCTNLQSLDLSSNQISGEIPPDIQFLVNLAVLNLSSNRLSGEIPPQLALCAYLNVIDLHDNQLSGPIPQQLGLLARLSAFDVSNNKLSGQIPTYLSNRTGTFPRFNASSFVGNRGLYGYPLQEMMKSKGLSVMAIVGIGLGSGVASLMISFTGVCIWLRITERKMAEEEGKISQSMPDY; encoded by the coding sequence ATGGCGAGGAATCACCGGTTTAGATACCGGTTACTACTCCTTCTTATAGCTTTCGTAACGACACGGCGTTTGACTTCGGCTGATCCAAACGACGAGGCGTGTTTAAAGAATCTCCGACAAAACTTAGAAGATCCAGCGAGTAATCTCCGGAACTGGACGAGCTCCGTCTTCTCCAACCCTTGCTCCGGCTTCACCTCGTATCTCCCTGGTGCTACTTGTAACAATGGCAGAATCTATAAACTCTCTCTCACTAGCCTCTCCCTTCGCGGCTCTATCTCTCCGTTTCTCTCCAACTGCACCAACCTCCAGTCCTTGGACTTATCCTCGAACCAAATCTCCGGCGAAATCCCGCCGGATATTCAGTTTCTCGTCAACCTCGCCGTACTCAACCTCTCGTCTAACCGTCTCTCCGGCGAAATCCCTCCGCAGCTCGCTCTATGCGCCTACCTAAACGTCATCGACCTCCACGATAACCAGCTCTCCGGTCCAATCCCTCAGCAGCTAGGACTCTTGGCGAGGCTATCGGCGTTTGATGTGTCGAACAACAAACTCTCCGGTCAGATTCCGACATACTTGTCGAACAGGACGGGGACTTTTCCCAGGTTTAACGCGAGCTCGTTCGTGGGGAACAGAGGGTTGTATGGTTATCCGTTgcaggagatgatgaagagcaAGGGGCTGTCGGTGATGGCGATCGTGGGGATAGGGCTTGGAAGTGGAGTGGCGAGCTTGATGATTAGTTTCACAGGTGTTTGTATTTGGTTGAGGATCACTGAGAGGAAGATGGCTGAGGAAGAAGGCAAGATTAGTCAATCGATGCctgattattaa
- the LOC106449685 gene encoding basic leucine zipper 4-like, with product MMSTIHPVLSCEPGQTTHVPAFETGFTPWDNSHLFSVFDSSMNIIPHSVHEYLSPDSVNRSGPDVVPTDSYTDERRKKRKLSNRESARRSRVKKQKHLEEMNIQLNQLKIENRELENQIRYVLQHFQRTETENNRLRLEQRLLHSMVLNIRQVLMLHQIDRSSDYVTWPYDNNTRVTVQHDPVCDF from the coding sequence ATGATGTCTACAATTCATCCGGTTTTATCATGTGAACCGGGTCAAACAACCCATGTCCCAGCTTTCGAAACCGGGTTCACTCCATGGGACAATTCACACCTCTTCTCGGTCTTCGACTCATCAATGAATATAATACCTCACTCGGTTCATGAGTACCTAAGCCCTGATTCGGTAAACCGGTCTGGTCCAGACGTTGTTCCAACAGATAGTTATACAGATGAGCGGAGAAAGAAACGGAAGTTATCGAACCGGGAATCGGCTAGGCGGTCAAGGGTGAAGAAACAAAAGCACTTGGAGGAGATGAATATCCAGCTAAACCAGCTCAAGATTGAGAACCGGGAATTAGAAAACCAGATCCGGTACGTTTTACAACATTTTCAACGAACAGAGACGGAGAATAATCGTCTGCGTCTTGAACAACGTTTGCTCCATAGTATGGTGTTGAACATCAGACAAGTTTTGATGTTGCATCAGATCGACCGGAGCTCAGACTATGTCACATGGCCTTACGATAACAATACTCGTGTTACGGTCCAACATGATCCAGTTTGTGATTTCTGA